In the genome of Podarcis raffonei isolate rPodRaf1 chromosome 17, rPodRaf1.pri, whole genome shotgun sequence, one region contains:
- the LOC128405359 gene encoding olfactory receptor 12D2-like, translating into MQNGTSVTEFILIGVSDAHNFHGFLFGLFLLLYLANISGNLVVAGVTFWDLQLQTPMYFFIGNLAFIDIFYFSTTVPKMFVGLASHSNRISYAGCIAQMFFFHFLGSTEAMLLSIMGYDRYLAICHPLHYPVLMNHQLRWTLAALVWTAGFFHSLLHAIMMSRLSFCQDNKVEHFFCDISPLLALSCSDTWLNEALLAGVTGSIIMGCFALTLTSYALILRAVVAMRSAKGLQRAFSTCGAHLTVVALHYCCAGAMYLRPHSEGSLDTDRAVTVLYTAVTPVLNPLIYTLRNKEVKAALRRAICRRSCSQRQ; encoded by the coding sequence ATGCAGAACGGGACATCAGTCACTGAATTCATCCTGATCGGTGTGTCAGATGCCCATAATTTTCATGGCTTCCTCTTTGGTCTTTTTCTGCTCCTATACTTAGCCAACATCTCTGGAAACCTGGTGGTGGCAGGAGTCACCTTCTGGGACCTGCAGCTCCAGACACCCATGTACTTCTTCATTGGCAATCTGGCCTTCATTGACATCTTTTACTTCTCCACCACCGTCCCCAAGATGTTTGTGGGGCTAGCCTCCCATAGCAATCGTATTTCCTATGCAGGGTGCATTGCCCAGATGTTCTTCTTCCATTTTCTAGGCAGCACTGAAGCTATGCTGTTGTCCATCATGGGCTACGACCGTTATTTGGCCATCTGCCATCCCCTCCACTACCCTGTCCTGATGAATCACCAGTTGCGCTGGACCCTGGCTGCCTTGGTGTGGACAGCTGGCTTCTTCCACTCACTCCTCCATGCCATCATGATGTCCCGGCTCTCCTTCTGTCAAGACAACAAGGTGGAGCACTTCTTCTGTGATATATCTCCACTCCTGGCACTCTCCTGCTCAGACACCTGGCTCAACGAGGCCTTGTTAGCTGGGGTCACTGGCTCCATCATCATGGGTTGCTTTGCCTTAACTCTGACATCCTATGCTCTCATTCTAAGGGCAGTGGTTGCCATGCGCTCAGCAAAAGGTCTCCAGCGTGCATTCTCCACCTGTGGGGCTCACCTCACTGTAGTGGCCCTCCATTACTGCTGTGCTGGAGCTATGTATCTACGGCCACACTCAGAGGGTTCTCTGGACACAGACAGGGCTGTGACTGTGTTGTATACAGCAGTCACACCTGTTTTGAACCCGTTGATCTACACCCTACGCAACAAGGAGGTCAAGGCTGCTTTGAGAAGGGCTATATGCAGGAGATCCTGTTCTCAAAGACAGTAA